The Oncorhynchus clarkii lewisi isolate Uvic-CL-2024 chromosome 31, UVic_Ocla_1.0, whole genome shotgun sequence genome includes the window CTTGCCGTGTCATTGTTCTGTCCGACATTTTCTCTGGGATATAAAACACCTTATGTTATAATCCGTTAAGAAATCAGTAATATTCCATTTGTTTCAGTGCCCAAAAATCGAGAACAAAAGAAGCTCAGTACGGTGTCTCGGTGCTTAGTGTTCTCTGTAACTCGGACTGTGCGCTCTGCGTgcggctctttctctctctaatatTACATGATGGGGGAGGAACTGCTGCaaaactgctccaaaactgcaacACACTGACCAACAGCGGCCCTCTGAGTTCATACGTGTAAACTACACACAGAATATTGAAAACACTTGTGCTCTCCAACCATGCGTAAAACCTAAGCATATCCAAACCCCAATATCTTGCAGTAAAACACACTATACGCAAGGTATGATGACAATGACGATTTTCCTTTATAAATGAGCTGTGAAGAACAACACATCAACTGATGGTTATTTGGCTTAAAGTATATAGCTGATGGTTACAATTGGGCCATTACGCATGGTGTGAAATCACAAATCAGTCAGAGGTAAAGGCCATAGGAAACACCTTTCAGAAATTCAAGAGTGAAGCCAACCTTTCAGTGTTGGACAAAAGAAAACATAGGCAACACTTGCAAAATAACTATGGTTAACGTTAAAATAAGAATAAGGTAGTATCAGAATAAGGTCATGACACCAAAAACGGTGACGTCATAATTATTCTGAGGGTATGAGAGACGATTTTTCATGCTCACCTGACTGTCTGAATCGTCATTGATCCGTTTGTCCCTCTGAGCATGGGGGAGTGTCTGTGTTCCGTCCAGACTAATGAtgctctgactgtaaggtctgacgTATTTCATATCACTCTTTCTGGAGTCAGTCGTTCCAGACACATCGTAATTATACACCTgtctcatagtccctgtgcctccTACGTCTGCGTAAAGGGGCGGGTAGTATGGAATAACTGGGAGATTCCCATTAGATTTGTAAAACATTTGCTCGCGTCTCCATCTGTAGCATTTCACTGACAGTATGGCTATGATGGATACGATAAAGAGAAAGGAGACTACAGCTAAAGCCAAGACTAAGTAAAAAGTCAGGTTGTCATTGTAGTCTTTGTCGTGCGTAAAGTCAGTGAACTCCGAGAGCACTTCAGGGAAGCTGTCGGCCACCGCCACGTTAACATTGACTGTAGCTGAACGAGAGGGCTGCCCGTTGTCCTCCACTACAACAGTGAGCCTTTGTTTCACAGCATCTTTATCAGTGACTTGGCGTATAGTTCTTATTTCTCCATTCTGTAAACCCACTTCAAACAGCGCCCTGTCTGTCGCTTTCTGCAGTTTATACGAGAGCCAGGCATTCTGTCCAGAGTCCACATCAACAGCCACCACTTTAGTGACAAGATATCCCACATCTGCTGAACGAGGCACCATTTCAGCCACCAGAGAGCTGCTAGTCTGGACTGGATACAGAACCTGAGGCGTGTTGTCATTCTGGTCCTGGATCATTATTTTCACAGTCACATTgctactgagaggaggagagcctcCATCCTGCGCTTTTACACGGAACTGGAAATCCTTGATCTGCTCGTAGTCAAAAGAGCGCACTGAATGGATGACTCCACTATCAGCACTAACGGACACATATGAGGAGACGGGCACTCCGTTAACCGAGGAGTCCTCCAGTATGTAAGAAACACGGGCATTCTGGTTCCAGTCAGCGTCTCTGGCTTTCACTGTGAATATAGAGAGGCCCGGTGTGTTGTTCTCTATAATGTAGGCCTCATATGAGCTCCTCTCAAAGACAGGCGCGTTGTCATTCACATCTGATATCTGTAAGGTGAGAGTGACGCTGCTGGAGAGCGAGGGCACTCCCTCATCAGAGCACGTCACACTGATGTTATACTCGGAGGCTCTCTCTCGATCCAAGTCACTGTCTGTTACTAAAGTAAAGAAATTATTCGTCGTTGATTTAATTGTAAATGGAATATTGTCGTTTATCGAACACTGAACTTGACCATTTTCACCTGAGTCTGGGTCTTGTACATTAATCATAGTTACTACAGTACCGGGTATAGAATCTTCTGTTATGACATTAGTCTTGGACATAATATTAATAGCTGGTTTGTTGTCATTTATATCAATGACGTCAAGAATTATTTTACACGAATCAGTCAGCCCACCGTCATCACTGGCCTGAACATGTATCTGATAGTGACGGGCCTTTTCATAATCAACATTTTCTTTTACTTTCAAATGTCCGTCgaattcatttatttcaaaaaTGTCTCGCACATCAGCAATTGTGTTTGAAATTGAATATGTTATCTTAGAATGTGCGCCTTTATCAGCGTCAAATGCGCTTACTGCAGCTACAACTGATCCTTTAGGGGCATTCTCAGTAATGGTAGCCTTGTATATTGGCTGTGTAAAGACAGGGGCATTGTCGTTGGCGTCCAGCACAGTGATATGGATCTGTGCAGTCCCAGACATCTGATAATCGCCTCCATCAGTAGCTGTTAATACAAGGGAAATTTCCTCCTCTTTTTCTCGATCGAGAGGCTTCTGTAGAACCATTTCAACCATTTTCCCTCCATCTGGCTGATCTTTTAGTTTTATGGCAAAATGGTCGGTTTGCGTAAGGGAATAGCTCTGTAGGCCGTTAACGCCAACATCAGAATCCATCGCCCTCTCTAATAAGAATTTAGCCCCTGTCACAGCAGACTCACTGATTTTgaatttcatttcatttttttcGAAACTGGGCGCATTATCATTAATATCTGTTATTTCAACCGTAATACTAAAAAATTCCATCGGGTTCTCTAGAATAATCTGAAAATGTAAAGCGCAAGGCGTCGTCTGTCCGCAGAGTGATTCACGGTCTATTCTCTCTTTGATGAGGAGAACTCCCCTTTCTTTATTCAGCTCGATGTACTCTGCGCTGTCTCCAGTATAAACACGAGCTTTACCTGATATCAATCTTTTTATATCTAAACCCAGATCCTGCCCTATGTTACCGACTAAAGAGCCTTTCGCCATTTCCTCGGGAATGGAGTAACTGACCTGCCCGTGTACTGAACTGAGAGAGAGGACCGAGATAAACAACAGTACTTGCCGTGTCATTGTTCTGTCCGACATTTTCCCTTCACCATGACACAACAAACACCATATAATCAGTTATGATAATAGTATATTTCCTTCAAATGTAAACCGAGAAAATAACAAAATGTTCTACCAATAATCCGTATCTCCAGAACGAAAGAATCTCAGCTCGGTGTCTCGGTGCTTAGTGTTCTCTGTAACCCGGACTGTGCGCTCTGCGTgcggctctttctctctctcatgtacGGAGATGATGGGGGAGGTACTGCTGCAAATGTGCTCTAAAACTGTAACACACTGACCAACAGCGTCCCTCTGAGTTAAATTCACTGAACTACAGAACACGAAAATTATTACAAGATATTTGGGTTGGTTTAAATCTGCATGGGATCAAATGCAGCACTATCATTCTATATCAACACATATCGGCCTAAGTATTAATGACCATGTAAACCAACATGACAGTAAGATGTGTATGAATTTAAACTATGATAATATAGCAAACTACAAGATACCCACTGATTTACAGCCTCTTTCAGCTGTCCATGACCATGGTGCTGAAATGGTCACATATCAGCGGAATGAAGAGTATGTCTGACCGTAAAACT containing:
- the LOC139390454 gene encoding protocadherin beta-16-like, translated to MSDRTMTRQVLLFISVLSLSSVHGQVSYSIPEEMAKGSLVGNIGQDLGLDIKRLISGKARVYTGDSAEYIELNKERGVLLIKERIDRESLCGQTTPCALHFQIILENPMEFFSITVEITDINDNAPSFEKNEMKFKISESAVTGAKFLLERAMDSDVGVNGLQSYSLTQTDHFAIKLKDQPDGGKMVEMVLQKPLDREKEEEISLVLTATDGGDYQMSGTAQIHITVLDANDNAPVFTQPIYKATITENAPKGSVVAAVSAFDADKGAHSKITYSISNTIADVRDIFEINEFDGHLKVKENVDYEKARHYQIHVQASDDGGLTDSCKIILDVIDINDNKPAINIMSKTNVITEDSIPGTVVTMINVQDPDSGENGQVQCSINDNIPFTIKSTTNNFFTLVTDSDLDRERASEYNISVTCSDEGVPSLSSSVTLTLQISDVNDNAPVFERSSYEAYIIENNTPGLSIFTVKARDADWNQNARVSYILEDSSVNGVPVSSYVSVSADSGVIHSVRSFDYEQIKDFQFRVKAQDGGSPPLSSNVTVKIMIQDQNDNTPQVLYPVQTSSSLVAEMVPRSADVGYLVTKVVAVDVDSGQNAWLSYKLQKATDRALFEVGLQNGEIRTIRQVTDKDAVKQRLTVVVEDNGQPSRSATVNVNVAVADSFPEVLSEFTDFTHDKDYNDNLTFYLVLALAVVSFLFIVSIIAILSVKCYRWRREQMFYKSNGNLPVIPYYPPLYADVGGTGTMRQVYNYDVSGTTDSRKSDMKYVRPYSQSIISLDGTQTLPHAQRDKRINDDSDSQVSMKNRLSYPQNNYDVTVFGVMTLF